GTACCGTggcacgggcacacacacacacacccacacatacacacactcactttGGTTCTTCTGTAGCCGTTCCTGGGAAGCAACTGCGGCACTGAGGGTCTCCAGGCGACTCTGCTGCTCTGCGAGGCCCCCAGTGAGAGCTCTGGTGCTCTCTAAGTCCCCTCTTAACCTCTGGATCTCGGCACTGACCTGCTTCAGGCCACTCTCTAATGCTTGGGTCTtggagcccagggcctcagcAGCCTGCATCCCTTGTCTTaaagtctctatctctctgctggcATTGTCCAGTTGACCACCTAACACCTGCATCTGGTAATTTAAGCTGTTGACATCTTCCAGTTGTGCCTTCAGCACTTGGAGCTGAGCATCTATCTGACCTAAATGGCCAGTTGCTAGCTGGGTCTCGGCAGTGACAGTGTTCAATTCTCCTTTCAACAAGTGGATGTCACTGGCAGCCCCTTCCACGTGGCCTCGCAGGACCTGGATCTCAGCACTGGTGTTGTCCAGGCTGGTGACCCACAGGGAGTCTTTCATCATCTGCACGTCAGTGCTGGTGTTTCCTGGGTAGTCGCCGCAGAGCACCTGCAGCTGAGATCTGACGTCATTCACTTGGCACACCAACATCTGGATCTCCCTTTGTGAGGTGCTGCGATTCTCCACGTGGCTTTTAAACACCTGAAAAGCCTCTTTTACTTCGTCTATCTCTCCAAAGATGCAGTGATCTGGAGGGAAGAAGTGGAGAAGGCAGCCAAAGAGACCATTAATCAGGGAAGCAATGAATGTATTAACCAGAGCATCCCAGGGAACCATGCAGGTGCAGCTCTGAGGATCCCTCAGGCAGCTCATCACCGCAGCCAGCAGACCCAGGGACAGGCCAGCTGAGGTGGTGGCCACAGCACAGCTATCACACAAGGACAAAGGGGTCGAAGGATTGAGATGCTGGCCTCCTGCAGACCAGCTGCCCCTGACGGGGATGTTGGTAGGGATTGGGCTATTTTGCCATTGTAATTGCTCAACCCAAAAGCAATTGATTCTATCATTTGGAGCTGTTGCAGCTTAATTCCATTGAGGTCTCAAAGTCCATGGATCATGATGAGGAGGCAAACAGGTAGCAATGAGGCACACGCTGAGTCCTAGGGAACACTGTATAAGCATGAAACCTTGTGGGTCACCACTGTCACCCTCTAAAAGTTGTGCAGACCACAAACATGAATTTTCCCATCACAAACTTCAGGGgtgaaaaaacacaaagaaaaaaggaaataaagcaaaACCTGTGCCCTGGGTGGAAGCACTGCGTGTGATCCCCAGGGCTGGGGTAGAGGAAGCCACACCTTGCAGGTGACACTGGACCTCAGCCGGAATGGTCTTCTAAAGGGCCAGCAGCACCCCAGCATCCCTGCAGAGCAGTCTGAGGATGTGGGGGACTTGAAGAAAAGGCCTTGGTCATGGTGGCCGGACAGGCAGACTGCAGCGCCACGCTGCCACAAGGCCTGTCCCTCTGGCCCCACCTGCGAGCATCCTCATGAACTGTGACCTGGTCCCCTCCTGAGCCCAGCCTCCCCTCAGAAGCAGGGAGGA
The window above is part of the Lepus europaeus isolate LE1 chromosome 13, mLepTim1.pri, whole genome shotgun sequence genome. Proteins encoded here:
- the CLEC4F gene encoding C-type lectin domain family 4 member F codes for the protein MKDMEMSSDTVHFCTDDQGVFLNPQGADSMAVAPAALRIPRHLQATLAFVAVAVVSSLVALIVVDHCIFGEIDEVKEAFQVFKSHVENRSTSQREIQMLVCQVNDVRSQLQVLCGDYPGNTSTDVQMMKDSLWVTSLDNTSAEIQVLRGHVEGAASDIHLLKGELNTVTAETQLATGHLGQIDAQLQVLKAQLEDVNSLNYQMQVLGGQLDNASREIETLRQGMQAAEALGSKTQALESGLKQVSAEIQRLRGDLESTRALTGGLAEQQSRLETLSAAVASQERLQKNQTQLLQLFLQGWRLDRGNLYYFSHVKKSWHESEQFCASRGAHLASVTSEEEQAFLGQFTSNLYHWIGLTDSDVEGSWRWTDGTPFSSSQSTAFWDKNQPDNWRHSNGQAEDCVQMQQKWNDMDCGASFHWVCKKPMGQNMA